CATGGAGTTCATGCGCTTGATCTCCGGCCCCTGGGCGTCGATGACCTTCTGGGCGAACGCGGCCACCTCCGCCGGGACGTCATCCTTGGCCAGCAGCATCTCGCTCATCTCAACGGCCTGCTGGTGGTGCGGGATCATCATTTGGGCGAACATCACGTCCGCGTCGTTGTGCTCGGCGGAGACCTCCTCAGCCGAACCGGTCGCCGTGGTGGACGGTGTCGCGGTGGCCGTGGCCGCAGGGGTGGCGGCCGGGGCGGAGCTGGTCGCAGTGGCCGAGGCCTCAGCGCCGGCGTTCTCGTCCTGGGCGCCGGTGCCGCAGGCGGTCAAGGTCAGGGCGGAGGCCAGGGCCAGGGCGGTCAGCGTCATGGTGCGTTTCATGGTGGGTCCTTCCATAGTGGGTTGAGGGTTCATATCAGAGTTCGCGCCAAGAGGCGCGATCAGGAGGTCGCGGGTTGAAGGGCAGCCTCCGGCCGGGGGGCGCCGAGGGGGGCCAGGTGGCCCGGGTCCAGGTTGATCCGGCGCAGCAGTTGGGCGTTGAGGGCGACCACGATGGTGGAGGCGGACATCAGGATCGCGCCCACCGCGGGGGAGAGCACGAACCCGATCGGGGCGAGCACGCCGGCGGCCAGCGGCACGGCGAGCACGTTGTAGCCGGTGGCCCACACCAGGTTCTGGATCATCTTGGTGTAGCTGGCCTGGGAGAGCTCGATCATCGACAGCACCGCGCGGGGGTCGTTGCTGGCCAGCACAACGCCGGCGGACTCCATGGCCACGTCGGTGCCGGCGCCGATGGCGATGCCGACCTCGGCCCGCGCCAGTGCCGGGGCGTCGTTGACGCCGTCGCCCACCATGGCCACGGACAGTCCCCGGGACTGCAACTCGGTGACCTTGGTGTCCTTGTCCTGGGGGAGGACCTCGGCGAAGACCTCGTCGATGCCCAGGTCCGCCCCGACGGCCTCGGCGACCTGGCGGGCATCGCCGGTGATCATCGCGACCTTGATGCCGCGGGCGTGCAGGGCGGCCACGGCGGCCCGGGACTCGGGGCGGACCTTGTCCTCCACGGCGACCGCGCCGATAACGGACCCCTCGCGCAGCACGTGCAACACCCCGGCCCCGCGCGCGGTCCAGGAGGCGGTGTGCTCAGTGATCTCCGCCGGCATGGTCAGGTTAAGCTCGCGCAGCATGTTCGGGCCCCCGACGAGGATCTCGGAGCCGTCCACGGTGGCGCGCACCCCGCGGCCCATGGCAGCACTGAAGTCCGTGCCGCGCTTGCGCAACGTGCTGGCCTGCGGGTGCTGCCCGGCGGCAGTGACGATGGCCCGGGCCACGGGGTGCTCGCTGTCAGCCTCGGCCGCGGCGGCCACCGCCAGCAGTTCTGCCTCGGACACGCCGGGCATCGCGGTGACGGCGGTGACGACGTGGGCGCCCTCGGTCAGGGTGCCGGTCTTGTCGAAGAGGACCACGTCGATGGTGCGCATCCGCTCCAGGGCCATCCGGTCCTTGATCAGGACCCCGGACTTGGCGGCCTTCTCCGTGGAGAGGGCGATCACCAGCGGGATGGCCAGGCCCAGGGCGTGCGGGCAGGCGATGACCAGCACGGTCACGGTGCGGGTGACCGCGTCGGTGGGCTGGCCGATCGCGGTCCACACGATCGCGGTGATGATCGCCGCGACCAGGGCGAACCAGAACAGCAGGGCCGCCGCCCGGTCGGCCAACGCCTGGGCGCGGGAGGAGGATTCCTGGGCGTCGGCGACCATCCGCTGGATCCCGGCCAGGGTCGTGTCGGTCCCGACGGCGGCCACCTTCACCCGCACGGTGTTGTCGGTGGCCACGGTCCCAGCGACCACCGTGTCCCCGGCCTGGCGCAGCACGGGCTTCGACTCCCCGGTGATCATCGCCTCGTCGAACTCCGCGGTGCCCTCGAGGATGGTCCCGTCGGCCGGCACCCGGGCCCCGGCCCGCACTAGCACCACATCGCCCACGGCCAACTCGGTGATCGGCACGGTGATGGTGTCACCGTCCACGACCTTCTCGGCCTCCTCCGGCAGCAGCGCCGCCAGCGCGTCCAAGGCGGAGGAGGCCGCGCCCAGGGCGCGCATCTCCATCCAGTGGCCCAGCAGCATGATGACCACCAGCAGCGCCAGCTCCCACCAGAAGTCCAGCATCAGGTCCCCGATGCCCAGGGTCGTGACCCAGGAGGCGACGAAGGCCACCGTGATGGCCATCGCGATCAGCAGCATCATCCCGGGCTGGCGGGCGCGCAACTCGGTCAGCCCGCCCTTCAGGAAGGGCATGCCGCCATAGAGGTAGATCACGGTGCCCAGCACCGGGGCAATCCACGCCGAGCCCGGGAACTCGGGGACGTGGTAGCCCAGCAGCTGCCCGACCATGTGGCTGAAGAACACCACCGGGATGGAGAGCACCAGTGAGACCCAGAACCGGTTCTTGAACATCGCGGTGGAATGCCCGGCGTGCTGACCGTGGTCGTGGACCTGGTGGTCCTCGTCCAGGGCCGAGTGGGCGTGGCCCTGGGGCATGGCCTGCCCGTGGGTGGCCGCGTCCGCGGGGTGGTGGGCGGCATGGTCGGTGTGGTTGGCGTGGCCGGCGTGGGGGTTCGGGTCTGGGTGTTCGGCGGTCTGGTCGGTGGGGTGATCGTGGTGGTGCGGGGTGCTCATGGTGTTCCTTCTGCTCGGCGGTCTGTTCGGCGACCGGCTCGGCGGTGGGGCTCCGACCTCGAGGGGATGGGTCGGTTAGATCCGGACGCGGTAGCCGGCCGCTTCGATGGCCGTCCGCACGGAGTCCGCGGAGGCGGGCCCGGTCACGGTGACGGGGGAGGCCCCGCCGGCGACCAGTTCGATCCGGACATCGTCCACCCCGTCCAGGGCGCTCACGGCCTCGGCGACGGAGCCCACGCAGTGTCCGCAGGTCATGCCCTCCACCTGGTAGGTCGCGTCGCCGGCGCTCGTCCCGGTTGGGTCGGCACTCTGGTGCCCGGCGGGGGCGGTGGCGTCGGCGGCTGGGGCGCAGCACGAGCAGCCGTTGGTGGCCCCCGGCAGCGGGGTGCGGGCGGATTCGGTCATGACGGTCTCCTTCAGGTCTGAGGGCGGCGCCGGACGGCGCCTCTCCAATTGGTATATACCCCCCGGGGGTATCATTCAAGGGGTGGAGCGCCGGTGTTCACGGTGGATAAACGGGTGCGCCGGTAGGTGGGCTGGTCGGGGGGCTGCTTGGTGGGCAGGTCGATGGTGAACGTCGCCCCGGCCGTGGTGGAGGTGACGCTCAAGGTGCCGCCGTGGGTCTGGATGAGAGCTCGGGAGATGGCCAGGCCGACCCCGGAGCCGCCGTGGTCACGGTCGCGGGCGGTGTCCCCGCGGTAGAAGCGTTCGAAGACGTGCGGCAGGTGCTCGGGAGAGATCCCCTCCCCGGTGTCGGTGACGCTGAGCGTGACCCCGGACGGGCTTTGTCGGGCCTCGAGGGTGACCCGGCCCCCGGCCGGGGTGTGGCGCAGGGCGTTGGTGAGCAGGTTGTCCAGGACCTGGCCCATGCGCTGGCGGTCCACGTCCACGGCCAGGCCCGGATCGGCGTCCATGGTCAGGGCCACGCCCTTGGTGGCGTAGGCCTCCTTGTGGGCCTCGGTCGCGGCATGCAGCAGCCCGCTGACCCCTTGGGGGCTGCGGTCCAGTTCGATCCGGCCCTCCTCGGCGCGGGAGACGTCGTTGATGTCCTCCACCAGCCGGGTCAACCGGGCCAGCTGCCCACCCATCAGCTCACCGGTGGGCTCGTCCCAGTGGGACACCCCGTCTTGCAGGGCCTCGTGGTAGACGGTCAGCACGGAGACGGGGGTGCGCAGCTCGTGGGCCAGGTCCGAGAGCATCCGTCGACGGGTGTCCTCGGTGCGCTGAAGCCGTGCGGCCATGGTGTTGAAAGACCCTGCCAGCTCCTCCACCTCGGTGCCGGCGCCCATGGCCGGCACGCGGGTGTCGTACCGTCCACCGGCCATGGCCTTGGCCGCCTGGGTCAGGGCGTTGATCGGACTCTGGATCCGGCGGGCGACATGCCAGGTCAATGCCAGACAACAGATCAAGGCCGTGGCCAGGGCCACGCCCAGGGTCCAGAAATTGGCGTCCCGGTAGGCCTGCTCCACGTGCAGCATCTGGGCTGCATCGTGTCCGGCCCCGGCCTGTTCCAGGTGCTCGTGGAACAGTGGTGGGCCGGCCAGGGAGGCCACCACCACCGCGGCCAGCACGCTGGCCCCCACCACCAGCAGCTGGGCGAGGAAGAACCGGGCCGCTAATCCTTGGTAGCGCCGCCGGCTGGTCATTGCTCCGCCATCCGGTAGCCGACCCCGCGGACGGTGTCGATATAGCGGGCCGGGTCCGCGTCGAGCTTGCGGCGCAGGTTCTTGATGTGCACGTCCACGAGCCGTTCATCGCCCACCCAGGCCGGGTCCCAGACGATATCGATCAGCTGGCGCCGGGAGAAGGCCTGGTGCGGGCGCCCCGACAAGGCGGCCAGCAGGTCGAACTCCGTGCGCGTTAGTTGCACCACCTGGCCCGACACGCGGGCCTCGTGGGCGGCCAGGTCGATGACCAGGTCACCGCAGACCCGTTCCGGTTCGGGGGCTGACACCGTTGTGCGCGGCCGGCGCATGACCGCCCCCACCCGGGCGACCAGCTCCCGGACGCTGAAGGGTTTGGTGATGTAGTCATCGGCCCCCACCGCCAATCCCTCCAACCGGTGGTGCTCATCGCCGCGAGCGGTGAGCATCAGCACATAGCACTCGGAGAAGGCCCGCACCCGCCAGCACACCTCGATCCCGTCCAGCCCGGGCAGGCCCAGGTCCAGGACCATCACGTCGGGCTCGTGAACCCGGGCGGCCTGCACTGCGGCCGGGCCGGTGTGGGTGAGGGCCACCTCGTAGCCGGCCCGCTCCAGGTAGGTGGCCACCATGCGCGCCAGCGGCTTCTCGTCATCGACCACCAACACCCGGCCGGCCGCCGGACCAGTCCCAGTGTCAGTCCCAGTGCCAGTGCCAGAGTTCATGGGTCCAGTCTCGCTCTGTCTCGCGCCCCGGCGGCTCAGAACGGTGCCGGGGCGGGGAATCTTCATCGAATCTTCAAGGCAAACCGCCCCATCCCGGCGCGTCACCGGCCGACAATGGTAGATGGCCCCGCCTTTTGGCCCGGGGCGGAAAGGCTCCATGACCCCCCTGACCCGCAGAACCCTGATCGCCGGCGGGCTGACCCTGCTCGGCGCTGGCACCCTCACCGCCTGCGCCGCGCCGAACCCCGCGACATCCCCGGCGGCCGGCACCGGCACGCAGGGCACCGGCACGGCCATCACCCACGTCCATGCCCTCACCCGGGACCCCGAGTACGGTGAGGTGCTGCTGGCCACCCACCAGGGCCTGTTCCGGCTCCAGGACGGGGAGCTGACCCAGGTCGGTCCGGTCGTGGACTTCATGGGTTTCACCCTGACTCCCGAGGGCCGCTACCTGGCCTCGG
This sequence is a window from Micrococcus porci. Protein-coding genes within it:
- a CDS encoding response regulator transcription factor; this encodes MNSGTGTGTDTGTGPAAGRVLVVDDEKPLARMVATYLERAGYEVALTHTGPAAVQAARVHEPDVMVLDLGLPGLDGIEVCWRVRAFSECYVLMLTARGDEHHRLEGLAVGADDYITKPFSVRELVARVGAVMRRPRTTVSAPEPERVCGDLVIDLAAHEARVSGQVVQLTRTEFDLLAALSGRPHQAFSRRQLIDIVWDPAWVGDERLVDVHIKNLRRKLDADPARYIDTVRGVGYRMAEQ
- a CDS encoding copper-translocating P-type ATPase, translating into MSTPHHHDHPTDQTAEHPDPNPHAGHANHTDHAAHHPADAATHGQAMPQGHAHSALDEDHQVHDHGQHAGHSTAMFKNRFWVSLVLSIPVVFFSHMVGQLLGYHVPEFPGSAWIAPVLGTVIYLYGGMPFLKGGLTELRARQPGMMLLIAMAITVAFVASWVTTLGIGDLMLDFWWELALLVVIMLLGHWMEMRALGAASSALDALAALLPEEAEKVVDGDTITVPITELAVGDVVLVRAGARVPADGTILEGTAEFDEAMITGESKPVLRQAGDTVVAGTVATDNTVRVKVAAVGTDTTLAGIQRMVADAQESSSRAQALADRAAALLFWFALVAAIITAIVWTAIGQPTDAVTRTVTVLVIACPHALGLAIPLVIALSTEKAAKSGVLIKDRMALERMRTIDVVLFDKTGTLTEGAHVVTAVTAMPGVSEAELLAVAAAAEADSEHPVARAIVTAAGQHPQASTLRKRGTDFSAAMGRGVRATVDGSEILVGGPNMLRELNLTMPAEITEHTASWTARGAGVLHVLREGSVIGAVAVEDKVRPESRAAVAALHARGIKVAMITGDARQVAEAVGADLGIDEVFAEVLPQDKDTKVTELQSRGLSVAMVGDGVNDAPALARAEVGIAIGAGTDVAMESAGVVLASNDPRAVLSMIELSQASYTKMIQNLVWATGYNVLAVPLAAGVLAPIGFVLSPAVGAILMSASTIVVALNAQLLRRINLDPGHLAPLGAPRPEAALQPATS
- a CDS encoding heavy-metal-associated domain-containing protein; amino-acid sequence: MTESARTPLPGATNGCSCCAPAADATAPAGHQSADPTGTSAGDATYQVEGMTCGHCVGSVAEAVSALDGVDDVRIELVAGGASPVTVTGPASADSVRTAIEAAGYRVRI
- a CDS encoding sensor histidine kinase translates to MTSRRRYQGLAARFFLAQLLVVGASVLAAVVVASLAGPPLFHEHLEQAGAGHDAAQMLHVEQAYRDANFWTLGVALATALICCLALTWHVARRIQSPINALTQAAKAMAGGRYDTRVPAMGAGTEVEELAGSFNTMAARLQRTEDTRRRMLSDLAHELRTPVSVLTVYHEALQDGVSHWDEPTGELMGGQLARLTRLVEDINDVSRAEEGRIELDRSPQGVSGLLHAATEAHKEAYATKGVALTMDADPGLAVDVDRQRMGQVLDNLLTNALRHTPAGGRVTLEARQSPSGVTLSVTDTGEGISPEHLPHVFERFYRGDTARDRDHGGSGVGLAISRALIQTHGGTLSVTSTTAGATFTIDLPTKQPPDQPTYRRTRLSTVNTGAPPLE
- a CDS encoding DUF305 domain-containing protein, translating into MKRTMTLTALALASALTLTACGTGAQDENAGAEASATATSSAPAATPAATATATPSTTATGSAEEVSAEHNDADVMFAQMMIPHHQQAVEMSEMLLAKDDVPAEVAAFAQKVIDAQGPEIKRMNSMLTAWGQDPVDTDGMDGMEGMDHGGMSGMMSEEDMTALDQAQGTEAARLYLEQMTAHHKGAVDMAKDEAKDGQNPQAVQLAEQVIADQEAEITEMQQMLDKL